GGCTTGAAAAAGGGATGGGCTGCCATACAGCGATTGACTTACATTGAACAACTCCGTGTTGCCACTCTCGCCCAGCGTCGAGATCTCCACGTGAGGCGTGAGGAAGTGCATGGGTGGCGTGGCATTCTCCAGGGATCGCATGGACTCGCCACTATCGCTGGCCGGAGGAGCcacctgttgctgctgctgctgggactGAGATTGCACGGGCACCGGACTGAGTCCAGGTGGCACGTAACtagctgccgccgctgctgctgccgccgaaGCCTGTGATTCCAGGGCCAGGAGCAAGGAAGAGGTACCACCCGGTCCCGGGTTATCCAGATCGATGCCGTGACGGTTGAAGAAATGAATCCTCAGCGACTTCATGGAACCCGCTCGGTAGCTGCAGAGCGGACACGTCTTCACCAGGTCATGCTGGCCCACATGCTCGTTCTGGAAGTGGGCGCGCATCGCTATCTGGCGCTGGAAGCCACGATTGCAGATCGGACAGTGATAGGGCAGCGTCTTGGTGTGCGTCGTGAAGTGCTCCGCCAGGTGATCCTTGCGGAAGAATCTCTTCTGGCACACCCGGCACTCGTAGGGCTTGACACCAGTGTGTCGCATCTTGTGGCGGCGCATGTTGGCGCCGTTGGAGAACTTCATGTTGCACACATCGCACTCGAAGACCTTGCGCGAACTGCTGTtgccaccgcctcctcctccgctaTTCCCGGCCGGCGAGGAGCTGGCCGAGGAGCTGGAACCATTGCCCGTCTGGCCATCGCCCTTGCCGCCCTCCATGTGACCCAGGCTCATGTTCTCCGGCTCCTGCAGATCCTCGCTCTTCAGGCGCGCcgatgccgccgccgctgctgccgccgccgccgcctgaCCAGCCAGACACTGAACGACATGAAGCAGCAGGGATGCCCGCGAGCTGGTCTCGAAACTGTCGCAACGCTCGCAGCGGAAGGTCATGGGCGGCGAGTGGGGTCCGGTGCTGAGATTCGTGGGCGTGGGTGTCGGCGATCGCGGTTCCTGTAGCTCAGATTCGGAGGCGGATGAGGCGGCTTCCTTGAGGCTGCGCAGCGCCATAGCGTTGTGATGCAGCAGCGCCGCCGTGGTGGGCGTCATGTCCACAATGATGCCGCCACCCACCGTCGGACTGGGGTCCTTTAGGGCCAACTCCATGCCGCTGGCCGCTGTACTGATCGTTTCGGCCATCTGGAAGTACATAGTACATTGTTTTAAAGTTCTTTGCTATAATATGTTGTTTCAATATTATACACTATACAGCAACTAAACCTAGAATCTATTTAAAATGGGTAATGGCTAATTTCGATATGTTAGCACACAAATTTCGGCTCAGTGCGAATAAGATTAGTCCAGACCACGCCCGAAAATCGATGACAAGCTGTGGTTGCTATTTGTGTTCTTGCTGAATTTTGCAGTCAGTTTTTGGCATTTCAAGTGCTTCCAGCCCATAGACCCAAGCCCAAACTCAGACTTCGACTCTAATAAGCCAAATTGGTGTCAGCGTCGCAGCTTCGTGGGATGAGGCGGTGCCGTGGGAGGGGTAACTGGTGTGACGTTTGGGGGCTGGGGGAACCTGTGGAGAATTCGCCAAGAAccaaagcagcaacaacatcgaCCACTCCACACCGACACCGACCATTTTTGGGCGGCCTTGTCGCTGTAGTTGTTGCCGGCGTTGACGTTGACTTCGTGCTACGAAAATACCAAAGTTATTGGGGCCAATTACTGGTCTTGCAGGTGGGCAATCACTTGGACACCCGAACACACACAACCAGAGATGGGGACCACACCAACATCGCCAAGCGAATCATTCAAAAGCTGTGCGGCAAACACAATGGCAACCAAATGGCATTTGGCACAACATTTTGGGGTTCTTTTGAAGACGTTCTTGTTTGAAGCAAACAACTTCAATCGCTCAGTAAcctaaatatttatttattattttttttttttttttattttatttgtgctttatcccttatatatatatgtacatttcatTAAAGCTAATGGTATAATTAGGTATTTACAGTGTTTAGCTAAGGCTTTCatctgaaatatttattaattatgtctaGTTGAcctgtttttagtttttttgtataacaatatttattatttattaaggaaAACAAGGGAGAAGAAAAACCTTAATTGACTTACAACTAACTTAAAAAACTAAGACTTGAAACAAAAGATTGttaatattgtattttttgttgaaCTTTTTGTACACCTACTTTTATATGTAGGTACTTAGTGTTTGTGTAATAAGGTAAgttcattattaattttaacagcttgttttggcatatttgaagttttttgaTATGAGTTTGAGCACATCTACCCCAAACAGGTGACCCATACATTAATATTggattaaaaattgttttaaaaattatgatCTTATTGGATATTGATAATTTAGATTTACGATTTATTAGAGGGTACAGTgtgcaaataattttattaactttCATAATTGTGTTGTTGATGTGGTATTTAAATGTTagttttttatcaaaaattatacccAAATATCGAATGTTGTCAACCCATTGTATTGGAGAGTCTAGTATTCGCAACTGTCTATCAGGAAGATAACGAGGTTTCCTtctttttgtaaaaaatatagcATTCGTTTTATTAgggttaattttaattttccattttttgtaatatatgtCTAATTCATTTAAGTAACTCTGCATGGATTGATTTATCTCGCTGTACGAGAAACCAGCACTGTAGACAGCGGCGTCGTCAGCAAACAGTGAAAGTACACAGTTTGTAGCTTGTGGAATATCGtgtgtaaaaatattaaacaatgtAGGTCCTAAGACAGAACCCTGTGGCACACCTGCATTTAAAATTCGTCTAGCAGATTGACTACTGTCCAAATTAACGCTAAAGTATCGATGTGTCAAAAAATTTTGAACTATTTTAATGAGGTATATGGGAGTTCCAATCATCTTTAGTTTGTGCAACAGTCCGTCATGCCATACAGTATCAAATGCAGCCTCAATATCAAGTGTAACCAGCCCTACAGATTGTTTGGATTGGATACTTTctttaatataatttcttAGTTTTAAGGTCGGCAGTATGGTATTTAGACCATTTCTAAAACCATACTGTACCGTTGGTAGTGTGTTGTGTATGTCCAAAAATTTCACCAAtctcaatttaattaatttttccagAATCTTGGACAAACCGCTTAATAGGCTTATTGGTCGGTAGCTTTCAGGGTTATCAGGAGGTTTTCCTGGTTTGAGAATTGGAACTATTTTTGCTATCTTCCAATCCCGTGGGAAATAGCCTGCCTGAAGACAGTGATTGGCAATGTTAACAATATGATTAATGGCGCTTGTAGGAAGGTTTTTCAAGGATATATTAGGTATTCCATCAATTCCAGGAGATTTTCTAGTATGGAGAGCTTTTACAATTGAAAAAACCTCTGGATAAGTGACTCTACAAATTTCTGCGATGTTGTTTGGGGTTTCAGCTATAGATTGTAAAGATATTTTGACTTGGTCAATTGTATTTTGGTTTGAATA
This genomic interval from Drosophila mauritiana strain mau12 chromosome 2R, ASM438214v1, whole genome shotgun sequence contains the following:
- the LOC117136273 gene encoding uncharacterized protein LOC117136273 isoform X1, which produces MAETISTAASGMELALKDPSPTVGGGIIVDMTPTTAALLHHNAMALRSLKEAASSASESELQEPRSPTPTPTNLSTGPHSPPMTFRCERCDSFETSSRASLLLHVVQCLAGQAAAAAAAAAASARLKSEDLQEPENMSLGHMEGGKGDGQTGNGSSSSASSSPAGNSGGGGGGNSSSRKVFECDVCNMKFSNGANMRRHKMRHTGVKPYECRVCQKRFFRKDHLAEHFTTHTKTLPYHCPICNRGFQRQIAMRAHFQNEHVGQHDLVKTCPLCSYRAGSMKSLRIHFFNRHGIDLDNPGPGGTSSLLLALESQASAAAAAAAASYVPPGLSPVPVQSQSQQQQQQVAPPASDSGESMRSLENATPPMHFLTPHVEISTLGESGNTELFNLICVWRESALQGNNNNSNNNNNNCATNNNNNINGANNNNNNCNSISNGNAESNGDKVKDRALIMQSPVELPMDCNTKATPITSSTTASSLSGGLKSHHQHPHHHHHHHHHENHITPSISLIPIKQEPMSEDMDKKDLMNGSDPSSDTEQASNNNNSSSNNNRITSLIKVSPLKSLLREDLKRRICAKANNRITRNATPLESNNNNSVLSNSLSNGSGRGSPGVNGGSGGGGGGGPPTPATPSATNGASSTPICNGTITSTGQDGDLLINRKLILTCHFCGIEFPDETLYFLHKGCHCESNPWRCNICGEQLNNVYEFNSHLLSKSHQ
- the LOC117136273 gene encoding putative uncharacterized protein DDB_G0277255 isoform X2, with product MAETISTAASGMELALKDPSPTVGGGIIVDMTPTTAALLHHNAMALRSLKEAASSASESELQEPRSPTPTPTNLSTGPHSPPMTFRCERCDSFETSSRASLLLHVVQCLAGQAAAAAAAAAASARLKSEDLQEPENMSLGHMEGGKGDGQTGNGSSSSASSSPAGNSGGGGGGNSSSRKVFECDVCNMKFSNGANMRRHKMRHTGVKPYECRVCQKRFFRKDHLAEHFTTHTKTLPYHCPICNRGFQRQIAMRAHFQNEHVGQHDLVKTCPLCSYRAGSMKSLRIHFFNRHGIDLDNPGPGGTSSLLLALESQASAAAAAAAASYVPPGLSPVPVQSQSQQQQQQVAPPASDSGESMRSLENATPPMHFLTPHVEISTLGESGNTELFNGNNNNSNNNNNNCATNNNNNINGANNNNNNCNSISNGNAESNGDKVKDRALIMQSPVELPMDCNTKATPITSSTTASSLSGGLKSHHQHPHHHHHHHHHENHITPSISLIPIKQEPMSEDMDKKDLMNGSDPSSDTEQASNNNNSSSNNNRITSLIKVSPLKSLLREDLKRRICAKANNRITRNATPLESNNNNSVLSNSLSNGSGRGSPGVNGGSGGGGGGGPPTPATPSATNGASSTPICNGTITSTGQDGDLLINRKLILTCHFCGIEFPDETLYFLHKGCHCESNPWRCNICGEQLNNVYEFNSHLLSKSHQ
- the LOC117136273 gene encoding putative uncharacterized protein DDB_G0277255 isoform X3, giving the protein MYFQMAETISTAASGMELALKDPSPTVGGGIIVDMTPTTAALLHHNAMALRSLKEAASSASESELQEPRSPTPTPTNLSTGPHSPPMTFRCERCDSFETSSRASLLLHVVQCLAGQAAAAAAAAAASARLKSEDLQEPENMSLGHMEGGKGDGQTGNGSSSSASSSPAGNSGGGGGGNSSSRKVFECDVCNMKFSNGANMRRHKMRHTGVKPYECRVCQKRFFRKDHLAEHFTTHTKTLPYHCPICNRGFQRQIAMRAHFQNEHVGQHDLVKTCPLCSYRAGSMKSLRIHFFNRHGIDLDNPGPGGTSSLLLALESQASAAAAAAAASYVPPGLSPVPVQSQSQQQQQQVAPPASDSGESMRSLENATPPMHFLTPHVEISTLGESGNTELFNGNNNNSNNNNNNCATNNNNNINGANNNNNNCNSISNGNAESNGDKVKDRALIMQSPVELPMDCNTKATPITSSTTASSLSGGLKSHHQHPHHHHHHHHHENHITPSISLIPIKQEPMSEDMDKKDLMNGSDPSSDTEQASNNNNSSSNNNRITSLIKVSPLKSLLREDLKRRICAKANNRITRNATPLESNNNNSVLSNSLSNGSGRGSPGVNGGSGGGGGGGPPTPATPSATNGASSTPICNGTITSTGQDGDLLINRKLILTCHFCGIEFPDETLYFLHKGCHCESNPWRCNICGEQLNNVYEFNSHLLSKSHQ